One stretch of Miscanthus floridulus cultivar M001 chromosome 18, ASM1932011v1, whole genome shotgun sequence DNA includes these proteins:
- the LOC136524413 gene encoding uncharacterized protein: protein MAIPNYTYLKLKMPRLNNVIIVSSAFSHAFTCDYEHFELATAVINSSELPRLGESSTLAVLDYNKPTSSTAFHPLKETKVVGIDPTDPIKTMRTGTQLPTK, encoded by the coding sequence atggctatccccaactacacctacctcaagttgaagatgccaagaCTGAACAACGTCATCATcgtgagcagcgccttctcgcatgccttcacgtgTGACTACGAGCATTTCGAGCTTGCCACCgccgtcatcaactcatctgagctcccgcggctcggggagtcatcgaccctggcagtcctagactacaacaaaccaacctcctcgacggccttccacccactcaaggaaaccaaggtggtgggaatcgaccccacggACCCTATCAAGACGATGCGGACCGGGACCCAActcccgaccaaatag